The DNA window TATAAATGCTATGAATCTTACCTTTAAATTCGGTAAGTATATTATCTATATACTTATCAACAAAATCCTTATATTCACTTTGTATTACAATTTTATTTATAACTTTTTCTAATATCATATAGACTCCTCCTAAACTAAGAACTTCTTTCGGCTAACGTTGTTGTATTCACGACGTCCCACCGACTTAAGCGACCAACGGGAGCGGCCGCGATGCGGTTAGTCGGTGCGGATGTGTCCGGCTGAATCATCTTCTTCGCTACTGCCAATTGCTTCTCCGAAACCTCTTCTAACTCCGGCCGGACCGAGGGGCGACGGAGTCGACCCGACTCGTGAATATGGTGTTATAGGAAGTCAGTGCCATCCATGAAACATCTCACGATTCAGTTCGTTTCCAATCGTCAGGCACAAGTAACCAAAGTGCTGGCACAACACATTTATTCTCTTCGATGTATTCTGTTGGTGTATACCTAAAAGGTTCTTTAAGTATCTCTCGGATCCTAATAGTAGTAAGTTCATTAATTCTCGCAATTAGTTGCTTGTCGTATGCATCCAAGATAGGTTCTTCAATTTCTTTATCTACATCATACATATCATTCTGTAATTCGCTAAACCAACCATCATAATAATCTGAGGTAGGGCCTCCCATTCCATGCGGACACCCAAGATTCTGATTTGGATCTACATAACACCACCAAGACACATCTGAAATTAGAATACCAATAGAAGAAAGATCAGATACGAATTGATCTAAATTATTAATCATTAGAATACAGTCAATATATCCATATCCTACAGGCTGAACTCTATGTTTTTGTAATAAATGTTCAATCTGATTCTGAAATTCATCCTTATTTGAATTTAGAAGATCATAATACTTCATCGATATCACTACCTCACTAATGATTTTCGCTGATTTCCTATAACGTTGTTGTATTCACGACGCCCATTCCCCTTAGATAGCTCTTATCTTAGGGGAATGGGTGTGTCCGGCTGATCCACTTCCCCGAAGATTCATCTGCCGGACCGAGGGCCGAATGGCCCGATGCGTGAATATGGTGTTAGGCGATGCCGCGTTGAATTGCTTACAACCTGTTAATTCGTGATTTTCAATTCATATTTAATTTGTGTTTTACTTTGCCCTTCTATTGTTTCGTTCTTTTCTTCTGCTGCTTTAAATCCACTCTTCTCATAAAAAGTTCTTCCTATATGATTCTCTTTCGCTACCCAAGCAAACAGTTTCTTTATTGGCTTTAAAACTTGAATATATTCATCAACGAAGGCTTTCCCTATTCCCATCTTGTGGTATTCAGGTCGGACATAGATTCTCAGTAATTCATATTCTTCATCATTCACTCGACTAGTTTGAGCATATCCAACGACTTCATTATTAAATTCAGCAATCAGAAAATTCCGTTTGGGACTTTTAAGATCTCTCTCTACAGATCGACTTAAATTCTCAGTAGAATAGGCTCTACTGAGAAAATTATGAATGAAATCTTTAGTATAAATGCCTTCATAAGTGAAAATCCATGTTTCATGAGCTATTGATTGAATGTGTGGGATATCCTCACCTGAAACAAATCTAATTGTAATCATTTGGTTATCCTTCTTTCGTTAATAGTATTTGCTCTTCAGCAGTTTCGCCTAACGTTGTTGTATTCACGAATCCGAGAACCTTAAGCCCAAAAGGGGCGGCCGCGACGCGGTTAGGTTCGCAGGGTTGTCCGCCTGATACACTTCTCGAAATGCTTCGGGCGGACCAAGGGCCATAAGGCACGTAGCGTGAATACGGTGTTAGGCGAAGTTCAATTCTTCTTTGAAACGCTCCAATATATTTCGGTATCTTCTTGGCAATAAAATCCTTCAAGATTTGCCATACCAATAATCTTTTCAATTGTTTCTTTAGTTGAACAAAGTAAAGAAAAGTGGCTATCCCAATGTGTAGTAATTAGAATTGATTTATCAGGAGTAAACAAATTATGTCTAAAAAGATTATCGTTATAAATTATGTCATCTATGTACTCCAGTCTTCTTTCAGTACAAAATTCATCTCCTACCCATAACCAGTTATATCCAATCGATTGTATTGCTTTTAGAATTCTATCAATTATAATTTGAGGTAACATACCCTCAGTTGGTTCAATTAATTTGAATTTATCACACGTAGCATCTATTAAATTAGCAATATTGTTATTTGATAAATGCTGTTTTAACCCTAAAATTCTAGTCCTCAACCCAATATCTAATTCGTCGAAACTACTGATAGAAGAAAGTTCAAGAAACTCTGACCAACTCACTGGTTCACAGTGTTTTACAATTCTAATTTTGTCTGGATAAGTAGATGGTTTAAACACTGAAATGTCTATAGAAATCGGTTTAATAAAAGGATGAAAAAAAATAAATACTTCATCAAAATATCCACGATAATATTCTTTAATAGAAGCATCATCTATTGCACAGACCGCGTACATTTCAGGTTCAGGTAATACTCGTGCTTCTTCGCTCATTGATTTCTCACATTCTTTCAATTAATTGAATTTCGCCTAACGTTTGTGCATTCACGAAATGACCCAGCTTAGATAGCTCTTATCTTAGGCTGGGTCATTTGTTGTCTGTGCTTCTTCCATGATTATACATCCTGACAACCAAAGGGCGATAGCCCTGAAGCTTGAATGCTATGTTATACGCAGTTACTGACCTCTTCGACATTCTTACAAATTCCTTTAATCCCGCAGGCGCATCATAGAAGTAGCATCGTAAACAGTTTTTTTTGCGCCGCATGCATCTTTGTATATTCACCGGGTTCCTGAACTAATCGTCCAAGTTAATTCATTTCAAAACCAATCCCAGTAATTGCGTATAACGTTGTTGTGTTCACGACGTCCCACCGACTTAAGGCACCGAAGGTGCCGGGCGCGATGCGCTTAGTCGGTGCGGTTGTGTCCGGCCAATGCTTCCCTGAAACCCCTATGCCGGACCGAGGGGGCTTGTCCACCAATGCGTGAATACGTTGTTAGACGAAGTTCTCTCTCCTTGATCTACTTCCAAATCTCTGATCTTGAACCTCGTCATATTCTTGTTTTATTCTTCTAATCTCACAATAATAGTTTTTCCAAAGAAAGTTTATTTGTTCCCTCTCCTTATATTGGAATTATAATCCAAAGCGATCTGTCCCCGCAGTTTAAATATTCGCAAAGAAAAAGTCGCGACTCCGAAGTGAATTCATACCTCCGACTAACTCGCGACTACTTTGTTTATAATTTATTAAATTAGGATCTTGATTACTATCAATAGAAAGTCGCCTCATTCTAAAGTCGGCATCCTTATTCTATCGTTTCTCGTTAGCTCAATGACCTTAGTCATTTAGAATTAATCTATTGGATCAATTTTTACAGAATGAGAATTTTACATATTCTAACTCAGGAAGACAAGATAGTCGGCAAGTTTATCGAAAGTCCCCTCAAGATCTTGTTGGAGCTTTGGAGCCATAACGGTGTATGATTCTTGTTCCTCAGCGGAAGCATTCATAGGGTAACCTTTCAGTTTTAAAACCGTTTTACCTTTGCTATCTTCAAACGTTATGATATTTAAAATTTCAAGAGGCCAGCTCGTGCTAAATGGCGCTCGGATCGTATTGCCTTGCTCATCGGAAAAGGATTGGATATAAGTAACTTTCTCAGGGTCGACAACCTCTTGGTACTCAAATTTTCTCCACATAACCAGATTTCCGTCAGGAGACGTCTGAAAACCTAACAATGCACCACCTGATTGAGCGTCCATTTTAACGACTTCGAGGGTGAACCCCTTTGGTCCCCACCATTTCGCGAAATGCTCAAGCTCTGTCCATGCTTTAAATACGAGTTCGCGAGGGGCATTGAATACACGCGTAATTTCAAACGATTGATTCAGATTATTTCCCATGAAAATCCTCCTCCTTTATTTCACAGTTCAAAGATACTAGTATCTGTTTAATATCTTTGCCTTTAGAACTTATAGATGCACTAACAGAGAATTTCGTCTAACGAAAATGTGTTCACGACGTCCAACTCCCTTAAGCCCGAAGGGCGGCCGCGATGCGGTTAGGGAGTTGGATGTGTCCGGCTGATTCCGCTTCTCTGCTTCTGCCAATTACTTCTCCGAACTCACATCTAACTCCTGCCGGACCGAGGGCCGAATGGTCCAAAGCGTGAACATGGTGTTATCTGATGCACCACGCATCCTCGAATTACTTACATGCTACTGATGTTGAAACGATTTCCATCTAAATCATAGAAATGAAAGCTAACCATTCCTCTTATCAAAAATCCTCCGACCTCTGATGTTTCTATGCCACAATCCAATAAATACTGATGGTACTTAAAAAAATCTTCTCTATTCTTAATCCAACATATTGGCTGTACCTGGCCATCCACTTTTCCTTTATAAGCTTCATCTGACAATTGTTCTACAATCCAGAGTGAATCTTCTTCTTGATGATTCAACCTTAACTTCATTAGTACATAACCATGATTTATTTCATCCCTAACTAATGACATTCCCATATATTGTTTGTACCACTCAATTGAATCTTGAAGATTACTTACTCCTACTCTTACCCAAGAAGGTAATAATCCATCATTCCTGAGTGACAAGTCCTCTTGTAGAGTAATCCTAATGCCCTCAGTTGTAGCCCAAAAATCAAAATATCTAGTTCTTCCAGGCCCGTCGTATATTGGAGATACCCTTATTCCATCTTCCATCAATTTACTATGTTGCTTTTGTAATTCACTTACTCGAAAGCATAAACGAATATTTGATTCAACTGTACCTCTTTCAGCAAAATGATGGGGCAATCGCGAATTAGTTATGTATGAAACTAACCATGTACCCCAATTTGTATTTGTCATTCTTCCTTGCAAACATCTGGGATCAACTTTCCAGCCTTCTTGTCGTTGAATATTCCATGCAAAATATTTCTCAAACCATTTCATAACATTGTCATGGTTATCCCACAGAACATCAATAAACTGACCATCAAAATATAAAGTCGGTACTGAGAATTGGTTTGACATAGTTTTCCTCCTGGATTTACTTTCAAATTGTATTTCTTTCGTGGTGTTTCAGATAACGTTTGGGTATCTACGAATCCTTTCCACCTTAAAGGAGCAAAGCGACTGGCCGCAACGCGGTTAGGTGGTGCAGGGTTGTCTGCTGAATCCGCATCCTAGAAATCCCTCTTGTAGACCAAGGCCGATAGGCCGTAGCGTAGATACGATGTTATCTGATGGAGTCGGCTTCTTCGATTTATCTAGAATATCTATTCGACCTCATGATAAGCATGCAGAGGATTTCTACTTTTATATTTTGTAGCTAAATATTGGGTCACCACAATCCTCTACTTCTCCGGTTTCTTGAAAACCACAACTCTTATAAATTGAGTTCGCTACAATATTATGTGAGACATGAGATACTCTAATTTCTTTGCAATCGTTTCTATTCTTAAGTTTAGTAATGACTTGCTGTATAGTTGATTTCCCATAGCCCTTACCTTGAAATCTCTCATCAATCATAAATCTAAGTATCCAATAATACCCATCAGAATATATTTCATTATCAAACAGGATGAAGCCTACCATTGAATCTTCTGCGTATATTCCATATGGCTTTGAAGTAATTTCTTTGGTTGCATGTATTAGTGAATCTGCATTAGATGCTACTAAACTTAATTGGTCTTCTCGTGGTTTAAGACTAATACATTCTATTTCGTTTTCTTTGCTAATTGGTATTAGAGCTACACTAGTTTGAGACATGTTCTTCCTCCGTTTTTCAATTTACTTACCGATTCTTTCAGCTAACGTTCCCGTATCCACGACGTCCCACCGACTTAAGGCTGCGCAAGCAGCCGGCCGCGATGCGGTTAGTCGGTGCGGATGTGTCCTTCCCTGCCAATCACCTTCGGGCGGACCGAGGGCCGTCAGGCCCGAAGCGTGGATATGATGTTATCTGATGCCGATGTCTTCTTGAGAAACATTCAATATTCTTATTTATTCGTTGAACTTCTTTAATTATTGGTTCTGAAACTGATACAACATCCACGACATGGTTAAGACATGTGATGCCATAATGCTTAAATGGCCCTGGGTAATCCTCCGAAGCAAATGTACTTACTTTGATAAAGTCTAAATATCTTGAATTAATGTATATTCTAAAAATTTTCCCTTCAAATTCTTCATATTCATCCCATGAAGTGAAACTTTCATTACGATTTGAATATCCAACGTAAGTTTCAAAGTCAATTTGTATTAGCGGTAATGATTCATCTATGTTAATTGAATAACTATCTTTAATTTCAGTTTCTCCAATGGTTATCGTTTCAGGAGTTTGACTAGTGACACTTCGACTGAAGAGTAATCTAAGAGAGTTCTCCTTAGGTTCGTAAATCTGTTCAAAGTAAATATCCTTCAAATTAAACAAATCCGAAAAATTCAATTGGTTCACTTCCTATATTATTCTATAACGTGCTTACATCGGTTTCAGATAACGTGCTTGTATTCACGAACCCGAGAGGCTTAAGGCCCGTAAGGGCCGGGTGGCTCTGCCACTTAGCCTATCAGGGTTGTCAGCTGATTCCACTTCCTCGAAATGCCTCTTGCAGACCAAGGGCCGAATGGCCCGCCGCGCGAATACGGTGTTAGGCGGAGTTATTCCACTTCTTCGAAAAATTCCTCATAATCTATCTCAATGAATCCCAGTAAATTACCATTATCAATAATATCAATTTGTAAATCATGCAATTTACTTGACAGTACTCTAAGTAATATATCAATTGTATTAGAGTAGACCTTTAATATTTCATACGTTATTTCATGCTGTTTTCCTTCATGCACTATTTCATTCCTTAAATTAGTAATTTCTATTAAAACCTTTATCAAACTTTCTTCAATAACCAATCCAGTAACATCCTTTATCCTTCTAATAACATTCATAATTCTACCTGAATTACAATAAGACGATGCCCTTGTTGCAATTTCATTAATATATTCTTCCTTAGAATTGTACTTAAGAAAATCACTAAATGAAAATCCAAGACACTCTTGATCTCTTAATGAAAGCATTCGGTTCGGTTCCTTAATGAAAATGCAGCAGAAAAAATCATCAATAGCAGATTCAACAATTGTTGTCATATAAACGATTAATTGATTGTTCATTATATCAATTGCATTAAAGATGTCACTTTTTGTGTTATGATACCAAACATTTTTTCTCTCACCTTGTAGTTCTACAACCTGCCCTTTTTCATTCACAAATTCAAAACTATCAATATGTAATTTTAAGGCATTTTGATCATTTATGTAATCAATTAGTGTTTTGTAATTAAATACCGAAAAGAAATTCATTGAAAAGTACTGTTCATAATTAAATGATTTCATTTTGTATTTTCCTTTCTGGAATAATTTCGCCTAACTTCTAATCTACGAACTCATCTATCAACCCTATTGGGATAGATAAACGAGTTCGTCTTAATCACTTCTGTAGAGTGATAGGCGAAGCTATTTGTCTCCATCATATTATTTTGCACTATTAATCCCTATCACTTTCCATGCCCAGCCGATCCAAAGGACTCTGTATTCGACGGATGTCTTTGACGCTGATGTGGGTGTAGATCTCAGTTGTTTTGGAGCTTGCGTGTCCTAGTAGATCTTGAATGTAGCGTAAATCTGTACCGTTCTCTAACAAGTGAGTGGCAAAGGAATGCCGTAATGTGTGAACTGTGGCTGGCTTAGATATACCCGCTCTACGAACAGCTCTCTCAAAGACTTGTTGGAGAGAACGTTCTGTGAGGTGATGATCCAGGCCTTAGCCTCCAGGGAACAGATATTTCACTATCGGCTGAGTTTCCATATAGTTTTGCAGCATTGAATAGGCTGCGGTGGAGAGGACCGTGAATCGATCTTTGCCTCCTTTACCCTGCCGAATATGAATGGTTTTACGATCAGGGTCAATGTCCTGCTTGGTTAGGCGAACGGCTTCACCGATTCGAAGTCCAGAGGAATAGATCAGAGCAATCAATGTTCGATGTTTTACATGTTGTACAGCACTTAGCAATCTAGCTACCTCATCTGCTGATAGGACTACGGGTAGCTTCTTTTGTCGCTTGGGTCTAATCCATTGCTTCACATCACATCGTCCAAGCACCGTAACATGCCAGAAACGCAAGGCACTCACCGCTTGATTCACATAAGGGGAGGATCGTGACTCCTCATACAAATTCAACAAATACGCGCGAGTATGTTGGAATCCAGCATCTTTTAACGGAATCGGTAGTGTCCTCAAATATCGTTCAGCATGGCCAATATATGCCTGTTGCGTCTTGATGCTATAGCCCTTTAACTTCATACTTTCCTTCAACTTATGCAATGCT is part of the Paenibacillus segetis genome and encodes:
- a CDS encoding GNAT family N-acetyltransferase, with the protein product MITIRFVSGEDIPHIQSIAHETWIFTYEGIYTKDFIHNFLSRAYSTENLSRSVERDLKSPKRNFLIAEFNNEVVGYAQTSRVNDEEYELLRIYVRPEYHKMGIGKAFVDEYIQVLKPIKKLFAWVAKENHIGRTFYEKSGFKAAEEKNETIEGQSKTQIKYELKITN
- a CDS encoding DUF2711 family protein, encoding MSEEARVLPEPEMYAVCAIDDASIKEYYRGYFDEVFIFFHPFIKPISIDISVFKPSTYPDKIRIVKHCEPVSWSEFLELSSISSFDELDIGLRTRILGLKQHLSNNNIANLIDATCDKFKLIEPTEGMLPQIIIDRILKAIQSIGYNWLWVGDEFCTERRLEYIDDIIYNDNLFRHNLFTPDKSILITTHWDSHFSLLCSTKETIEKIIGMANLEGFYCQEDTEIYWSVSKKN
- a CDS encoding SRPBCC domain-containing protein, which gives rise to MGNNLNQSFEITRVFNAPRELVFKAWTELEHFAKWWGPKGFTLEVVKMDAQSGGALLGFQTSPDGNLVMWRKFEYQEVVDPEKVTYIQSFSDEQGNTIRAPFSTSWPLEILNIITFEDSKGKTVLKLKGYPMNASAEEQESYTVMAPKLQQDLEGTFDKLADYLVFLS
- a CDS encoding VOC family protein; protein product: MSNQFSVPTLYFDGQFIDVLWDNHDNVMKWFEKYFAWNIQRQEGWKVDPRCLQGRMTNTNWGTWLVSYITNSRLPHHFAERGTVESNIRLCFRVSELQKQHSKLMEDGIRVSPIYDGPGRTRYFDFWATTEGIRITLQEDLSLRNDGLLPSWVRVGVSNLQDSIEWYKQYMGMSLVRDEINHGYVLMKLRLNHQEEDSLWIVEQLSDEAYKGKVDGQVQPICWIKNREDFFKYHQYLLDCGIETSEVGGFLIRGMVSFHFYDLDGNRFNISSM
- a CDS encoding GNAT family N-acetyltransferase, giving the protein MSQTSVALIPISKENEIECISLKPREDQLSLVASNADSLIHATKEITSKPYGIYAEDSMVGFILFDNEIYSDGYYWILRFMIDERFQGKGYGKSTIQQVITKLKNRNDCKEIRVSHVSHNIVANSIYKSCGFQETGEVEDCGDPIFSYKI